One window from the genome of Desulforhopalus sp. encodes:
- a CDS encoding RNA methyltransferase, with translation MTYQGETTLNIALVHHPVVNKRAEIIGSAVTNLDIHDIARSARTYGVARYFLATPYEDQQLLVRELLAHWETGHGATYNPARKEALSIVCLVDSLTSAINELTQKYGKRPMLVTTSALLRETTVGYNEVAQKIKSKEPVLLIFGTAHGLAQEIIDLSDVTLPPIKGGTNYNHLSVRSAVSIILDRLLGT, from the coding sequence ATGACCTATCAGGGCGAAACTACACTGAACATTGCCCTTGTACATCATCCTGTGGTGAATAAAAGGGCGGAGATAATTGGCTCGGCGGTTACCAATCTGGATATTCACGACATTGCCAGATCTGCCCGGACCTATGGGGTAGCCAGGTATTTTTTGGCAACTCCCTACGAGGACCAGCAGCTGCTAGTCAGAGAGTTGCTCGCTCACTGGGAGACCGGACACGGGGCCACATACAATCCGGCTCGAAAAGAGGCACTCAGCATAGTCTGTCTTGTTGACTCTTTGACGTCTGCAATCAATGAGTTGACACAAAAATACGGTAAACGGCCGATGCTGGTCACAACCAGCGCATTGTTACGGGAAACGACCGTTGGTTATAATGAAGTAGCACAAAAGATTAAAAGCAAAGAACCGGTGCTACTAATATTTGGCACAGCCCATGGGCTTGCCCAGGAAATTATTGATTTATCTGATGTAACACTGCCCCCTATCAAGGGTGGCACGAATTATAATCATCTTTCGGTTCGCTCTGCCGTCTCAATCATCCTTGACAGGCTGCTCGGAACCTAA
- the trmD gene encoding tRNA (guanosine(37)-N1)-methyltransferase TrmD: MIFDILTIFPDLFDSPLNEGILRRARLKGQIATNIVNIRDFADDPQAMTDDRPFGGGEGMVMKPEPLAKAVRSRREQGHSTARVILLTPQGRQYDQKIAAELANEKHLVLVCGRYEGVDERFRAGYIDDEISIGDFILTGGELAAMVIIDSVTRLLPGVLGCTDSAEKDTFSRRLLKHPQYTRPRIFEEQAVPDELLTGYHEKIEAYRFIASVLRTIERRPDLIKLETFSTKEIKLLRQHDLYEKIRILQQIPPER; encoded by the coding sequence ATGATTTTTGATATTTTAACGATTTTCCCAGACCTCTTCGATTCGCCTCTCAATGAGGGTATCCTTCGAAGAGCTCGGTTAAAAGGACAAATCGCCACCAACATTGTCAATATACGGGATTTTGCCGACGATCCCCAGGCTATGACTGACGACCGGCCTTTCGGCGGTGGCGAAGGCATGGTGATGAAACCCGAGCCTTTGGCGAAAGCAGTAAGGAGTAGACGCGAGCAGGGTCACTCTACAGCGAGGGTCATTTTGCTGACCCCTCAGGGGCGACAATACGACCAGAAGATTGCCGCCGAGTTGGCAAATGAGAAGCATCTCGTCTTAGTATGTGGTCGTTACGAGGGCGTTGATGAACGGTTTCGTGCCGGTTATATTGATGATGAAATCTCCATTGGCGATTTCATCCTTACCGGAGGCGAACTGGCGGCCATGGTGATTATTGATTCGGTGACCAGATTGTTACCGGGTGTTCTGGGGTGCACAGACTCAGCCGAGAAAGACACCTTTAGTCGAAGATTACTCAAACATCCGCAGTACACCAGGCCGCGGATATTTGAGGAACAGGCTGTACCTGATGAGTTATTAACCGGCTACCACGAGAAAATCGAAGCATACCGGTTTATTGCATCTGTCCTCCGGACGATTGAAAGGCGGCCGGATTTAATAAAATTGGAGACGTTCAGTACCAAAGAAATCAAGCTGCTTCGTCAGCACGATCTCTATGAAAAAATAAGGATACTCCAGCAGATACCCCCGGAACGATGA
- the rimM gene encoding ribosome maturation factor RimM (Essential for efficient processing of 16S rRNA) encodes MVDVVADFSYPDDEYLLLGKVVKAHGLRGEVKIFLFSGQPENLKGYREIVLAGKNGRLSAPHVILRSRAQGKAAVVQLASIANRVQAEQIEGDAVLLARKHLPAVGDNEYYWHNYQDKLVVGLEGNTIGRVTHIFTNGAQDVLVVKTAGEELLIPITKGILVGETAEKLIVDLPPGLMELNSNSAG; translated from the coding sequence ATGGTTGATGTGGTTGCGGATTTTTCGTATCCCGATGACGAGTATCTGTTGCTGGGCAAAGTTGTTAAGGCGCACGGACTGCGTGGAGAAGTAAAAATCTTCCTGTTCTCCGGTCAGCCCGAGAACCTCAAAGGTTACCGGGAAATAGTCCTCGCCGGCAAAAATGGCAGGCTCTCTGCTCCCCATGTAATTCTGAGGAGCAGAGCCCAAGGCAAAGCTGCGGTTGTCCAGCTGGCATCCATTGCCAATCGGGTGCAAGCGGAACAAATCGAGGGCGATGCTGTACTTCTGGCGAGAAAACACCTGCCGGCAGTCGGTGACAACGAATACTACTGGCATAACTATCAGGATAAATTGGTTGTTGGCCTCGAGGGTAATACAATTGGCCGGGTTACGCATATTTTCACCAACGGCGCGCAAGATGTTCTGGTGGTAAAAACGGCTGGAGAAGAGCTCCTTATACCAATCACCAAAGGCATATTGGTTGGCGAAACGGCGGAAAAGCTGATTGTTGATCTTCCGCCAGGCCTCATGGAACTCAATAGCAACTCTGCCGGTTGA
- a CDS encoding KH domain-containing protein — protein sequence MEELISVIARSLVDQPDAVKVASKVEEDSVTIELGVAPEDLGKVIGKQGRTARALRSLLSAAAAKADKRCRLEIIE from the coding sequence ATGGAAGAGCTTATTTCTGTTATTGCAAGGTCCCTAGTCGATCAACCAGATGCTGTGAAGGTCGCCAGCAAAGTTGAAGAAGACTCCGTGACCATCGAGTTAGGCGTTGCCCCCGAAGATTTAGGGAAGGTTATCGGTAAGCAGGGACGAACTGCCAGGGCGTTGCGCTCTCTTTTGTCTGCTGCCGCGGCAAAGGCCGACAAAAGATGCCGGCTTGAGATAATTGAATAA
- the rpsP gene encoding 30S ribosomal protein S16 has translation MAVRIRLTRLGKKKKPFYRIIVANSETKRDGKFLDIVGTYDPCKEPAAITFDNTKLQEWLGKGALPTVTVKSLIKKASTTAA, from the coding sequence ATGGCAGTACGTATTCGATTAACCAGACTTGGCAAAAAGAAAAAACCTTTTTATCGCATCATCGTTGCCAACAGCGAGACCAAACGTGACGGAAAATTCCTTGATATCGTTGGAACGTATGATCCGTGCAAGGAACCGGCAGCAATTACCTTTGATAACACCAAGCTGCAAGAATGGCTCGGCAAGGGAGCACTTCCAACTGTAACTGTAAAAAGCCTGATCAAGAAAGCATCAACGACTGCTGCCTAG